A stretch of Blautia liquoris DNA encodes these proteins:
- a CDS encoding helix-turn-helix domain-containing protein yields MKICYNKLQKLMIDNQMKRQDLMRAAEITSYAATKINKNEPVSLEVLMRICQVFHCDIGDICEVILDE; encoded by the coding sequence ATGAAGATATGCTATAACAAACTTCAAAAACTTATGATTGACAATCAAATGAAAAGACAGGATTTAATGCGTGCAGCCGAAATCACATCATACGCTGCAACGAAGATAAATAAGAATGAGCCAGTATCTCTTGAAGTATTGATGAGGATATGTCAGGTATTTCACTGTGACATCGGAGATATATGCGAAGTTATTTTAGATGAGTAA